The Planctellipticum variicoloris DNA window CTCGTCGCAGGCGGCCAGCATGGCGTCCCGCTTGGCCCGATACCCCGCCAGGACCTGCTGCAGGTGGCTGGCGTACTGCCCGGAGGCGAGGATCGTTGCCAGCAGGTGCTGGTTGAGATTCGCTGAGCCGAAGTCTTCGTTTCCCTTACGGTCGCACAGAGGGCCGACCAGTTCGCGGGGGGCGATGCCGAAGCCGACTCGGATGCCGGGGGCGAAGCTCTTCGAAAACGTCTGCGTATAGACGACGTGCTCGTGCGACGGGTCGCAGCTCCAGACGCTGGGGAGCGGCTCTCCATCGTAGCGGAGCTCGCGGTAGGCGGCATCTTCCAGAATCACAATCCGTCGCTCGCGAGACCAGCGCCGGGCAATCTCGACGACCTCCCGACGGCGTTCGGCCGACAGGCAGACGCCGCTGGGATTCTCGAAGTCGCTGACGAGGTAGATCACCTTGACGCGGGAAAGTTCGCCGGAGCGTTCCAGCTCCCGGAGGCGGTCTTCGAGAGCGTCCATTCGCATGCCGTCGGCGTCGGCCGTCACAGGAATCGCCCGCGCGCCAACGCCATTCAGCACGCCGAGAAAAACGAAATACGTCGGAGCCGCGACCAGGCAGATGTCGCCGGGGTCGAGCAAGGTCTCCGCTGCGAGCGACAGGAACTGCTGCGAGCCCGTGGTCGCCAGGAACTGGTCGGCGCCGACGCCGAGTTCCGAGCGAGGAACTCCCTCTAACCGGGCGAAGTGTTCGACAAGCTGTTCGCGGAGCCCGTCGGCGCCTTGTGTCGTCCCGTATTGCAGAGCGGAGCGAGCCCGTACGGGATCGGACAGCAGCATCTGCAATGCGGTCTGGCATTCGAACGCCGGCAGAGTCGCTTCATCAACCAGCCCCGCGGCGAGCGACAGGACGTGGCGGTTCTCGACCGCCTGCTGCATCAGGAAGCTGATGGCCTGGCGACGAGTCCAGGCGGAACGCTGGCTGAGGGAGATGGGGGGCATGAAAGATGTGGCTAGTGGTTGGTGGTGAGTGGCTGGTGAGGAGAAGAAGCTGCCGGGCGGCGGCGCTGGAAGACTTTGCGGGCGGCTTCGATTCCTTCGACCAGGACGTCGATTTCGGATTTCGTGTTGTAGAACGCCAGGCTGGCGCGCGTCGTGGCGGCGAGCCCCAATCGTTCGTGCAGCGGCATGGTACAATGGTGTCCGGCCCGGACGGCGATGCCTTGCCGGTCGAGCAGATCGGACAGGTCGTGGGAGTGGACGTCGGGGAGGCTGAAGCTGAGAATCGACCCCTTGTGTTCGACGCCCGGGCCGTGGACCACGAGGTCCGGGATTTCCGCCATCCGTCGATGGGCGTAGATCGAGAGTTCGTGCTCCCAGGCGGCAATGGCGTCCCAGTCAAGGTTCCGGACGTAGTCGATCGCGGCGCCCAGGCCGACGATCTCGATGAACGGAGCCGTGCCGGCCTCGAACTTGGCGGGAATATCGGCCCAGGTGGCGTGGTCGCGGAAGACTTCGCGGATCATGTGACCGCCGCCGAAGACCGGGTCCATCGCTTCGAGGATCTCCCGCTTCGCATACAGGACGCCGACACCGGTCGGGGCGTAGAACTTGTGCCCGGAGAAGGCGAGGAAGTCGATGCCCAGTTGGTGAACGTCCACCGGCTGGTGCGGGACGCTCTGAGCGCCGTCGACGAGAATCTTCGCACCGACCGCATGAGCGCGCTGGGCCAGCAGTCCGATGGGGTTGATCGTCCCCAGCACGTTCGACATGCCGGTGACGGCGAGCAGCTTCGTCTTGTGCGTCAGGCAGGCGTCGAGCCGTTCAACATCGAGACGACCGTCGGCAGTAAGCGGAAGATATTTGAGGGACGCACCAGTCGCCTTCGCGGCCATCTGCCAGGGGACGAGATTGGCGTGGTGTTCCATTTCGTTGACGAGAATTTCGTCGCCGGGACCGAGCATCTTGCGAGCCCAGCCGAGGGCGACCTGATTGATCGCCATCGTGGTTCCGGAGTTGAAAACGATTTCATCGGCTTCGGCGGCCCCCAGGAGCTTGCGGACTTTTTCCCGGGCGTCTTCCATCTCGGTCGTCATCCGGTCGCCGAGCTGGTGAATCCCGCGATGGACGTTCGAGTTGTACTGCTCGAAGCACTCCCGGACCTTATCGATGACAACGCGGGGTTTCTGGGCGGTTGCGGCCGTGTCGAGGTAGACCAGCGGCCGGTCTCCGGCGAGCGTCTGGTGCAGGATCGGAAAGTCCTGGCGGACGGCATCCACATCCAGGGGGCGGGCGGTGCTGGGGGCCTCGGCGGACATTGGCAGCGTGTTCCTGGGGCCAACCGAACGCGCGGGCGTCAGGCGGTAATGTTTATGGAGTCTCGGACGCCGTTGTGGCGGGCGGGTTCGCGCCGGGGGCGTCCAGCGAATACAGCATCGTCTTGAAAATCTTGAAGCTCAGCAGGCCGCATTTCTGACGGCTGGCGGTCAGACGGACGCCGATCAGGTCGAGCATCTGCCTCGCTTGAAAAGTCTTCAGTTCGTCCAGTGTTTTGCCTTCCACGTACTGGCAGAGGATCGACGCGGCCGCCTGGCTGATGGCGCAACCGCGTCCGGTGAACCACGCCTCGGCGACGCGACCCTCCTCCAGCCGGAGTTGAAGTTCGAGCTGGTCGCCGCAGATCGGATTTTTATCGGCGTGGGTGCAGGAAGCGCAAGCGAGCGGACCACGGTGGTACGGACTCTCGAAGTGATCGAGAATGTGATCGTCGTACATATCGTCGAAACGATCGTCCACGTGGCTCCACCCGGCGGAAACTCCTTCCAGGAGGCCCGCATACTCTCGAAAGATTCCTAAAAAAATCAGCCGCGGAATCCCGGCGTTTCCGCAACCTCATTGTAGGAAGGACGCCCTCCGTTTCCAACCGGCCCGCCGCCGGACGCGGACCGGCGGCCGGCGCAGAGTCGGATTGGGTGTGGATGCCCCATTCAGCGGCGATGAAGGCCCGCATGCCGGCGCCTTTCTCGGTTCCGGCGCCGGAATGCGAGGTGTCTGGCGAACGAGCGGGGGCGATCAGCGCGGGCTGAGAAGCGTCCACCAGGCGGCGGCAAGGACGAGGGCGACGATCAACGCGATGCCGCAGAAGGTCGCGAACGACCGCCAACCGGCGGTGGAACGGGGGGCCGGCTCGGGGAAACTGGCGGTTGACGGGAGACTGTAAGTGATCCGGAACAACTGCTGGTTGCCGATGGTCAGCTCGTCCCCGTTGCGGAGGGCGCGGTACGAGATATCCTCGCCATTGACCTGAGTTCCATTGCGGCTCCCCAGATCCCGGACCCACCAGAAGGTCCCGTCGAACTGCAATTCGCATTGGTGACCGGAGACGGCGGCCTCCGGGACGCAGAGTTCGCAATCGTCTTTCCGGCCGACGATCAATGACGTCGCCGTGAGCGGAATCGTCTGATTGCGGTTTCTCCAGATGAGAGTCCCCAGCAGGGGCAGCGCAGCATCGTCATTCCCGCCGCTGTCCTGATCGGCGGTTCGACGGGATGGCTGTGCCTGCGCGACGGAACTTCCAAGCGCGGGACGGGCCGTCGAACCAGCAAGCTGATTCGTTGACGCCCGATCGTCGGCCAGTCGGGCCAGACGGCGCTCGGCGTCCCGCTTCCGTTGCGCGAGAATCGTCGGGAAGTCAAAGGCCGCGATCGCCGGTCTCGCCCATTGCGAGAGCGCCTCCGCGGCGGCGACGGCCGTCGGGTAGCGATCGGCGGGGTCGGCGGCGAGCATTTTCGCCACAACGTCAGAGACCTCCTGCGGGATCGTGGGAACGAGATCCCGAACGGTCCGACTGGCTGGAATCCGGCCTTCGGAATTCCTCGAACGGGGACGATGCGACCGGCAGGTGAGCGCCAGGAACAGCGTGGCGCCCAGGCTGTAGACATCGGAGCGGGGATCGGAGGCGAGGCTGTCGTCGGTCTGCTCGGGGGCCGAGAAGTCTTCGGTACCGACGCTCTCGTGGCCGAAAATCATCGCCATGGAGAATTCGTCGCCAGCATCCCCTTCGCGGACCATGGCCAGGCCGAAGTCGAGCAGGCGGACGTGCCCTTTGCGGTCGATGAGCAGATTCTGGGGTTTGACGTCGCGGTGCACGACCCCGCGGCGGTGAATGTAGTCGAGTGCGAGCGCCGCTTGGCGGATGAACTCGCAGGCCTGCCCCCAGGGAAGGCAATGATGCTTCTGCAGCAATTCGAGGAGATTGGCCCCTTCGACGAGCTCCATCGTCATGTACGGGAGGCCGCCGGCGATGCCGAGGTGATGCGTCCGGATGATATTCGGATGCTTCAGCAGCAGGCCGACGCGGGCTTCCTGCTGAAACCGCGCAAACATCCCCTGATCGTTCTTAAGACGTTCCGAAAGCACCTTCAATGCGACAGGTTCGCCGGTCGTCGTGTCCCGGGCCTGGTAGACGCAGCCCATGCCGCCGACGCCGAGAACGTCCAGGATCTGATACTGATCGAAGAAGAAGCCGCGCGAACGCCCTTCGAGCAGCCGGTCGGCCTGAAAACGCGTAAGCAGCTTTCGAGAGACCAGCAACCGGGCCAGGCCCTCGTCAGAAGTCTGCTCGGCGACCGAGGAGTCACGGTCCAGCGCAGCAAGCTGCCCGGCCGTGAGCAATCCGCTTTCGGCGAGATGCCCCCGAAAGGATGCGAGGAGCTGAGATTGCTCCATGGAGTTGACGCCTGAACGAAAGTGACGTGGAACGCAGGCCCGCACTCCGTGTCAAGTATTCGTCGATGGCCGTGCAGCGCCAACGGCATTTCTGGAATTACGTCAAGAACTCGCAGAAATACTGAAACTGTCGGGGCTTTCCGGTCCACATGGCGGCAGGGATCAGGGAATGGAGCTACACCTGCCGTGCGGCGGTGTCCACCAGCGTCCGTACGAAACAACCCGTCCCGCCCGCCTCGCGGTGCGGCTTGTTGCCGGATGCGAACGCCGGGCCGGCAATGTCCAGGTGAACCCAGGGTTTGCCGTTCACAAATCGCTGCAGGAACTTGGCGGCGGTGATGGCGCCCCCCCAGCGTCCCCCGGTGTTCTTGATGTCGCCGATGTCGCCCTTGATCAGGTCGTCATACTGGTCCCACATCGGGAGTTGCCAGAGGTCCTCGCCGGTCGACTTCGCAGCCGCAAGGACGGCGTCGCACCACGCCTGATTGTTCGTGAATGCACCGGCGACGTCTTCGCCGAGAGCCACGACGCAGGCGCCGGTCAGCGTGGCGAGGTCGATGATCCGGTCGACGCCCCGGTCGACGGCATAACTGAGGACGTCGGCCAGGACGAG harbors:
- a CDS encoding PLP-dependent aminotransferase family protein, giving the protein MPPISLSQRSAWTRRQAISFLMQQAVENRHVLSLAAGLVDEATLPAFECQTALQMLLSDPVRARSALQYGTTQGADGLREQLVEHFARLEGVPRSELGVGADQFLATTGSQQFLSLAAETLLDPGDICLVAAPTYFVFLGVLNGVGARAIPVTADADGMRMDALEDRLRELERSGELSRVKVIYLVSDFENPSGVCLSAERRREVVEIARRWSRERRIVILEDAAYRELRYDGEPLPSVWSCDPSHEHVVYTQTFSKSFAPGIRVGFGIAPRELVGPLCDRKGNEDFGSANLNQHLLATILASGQYASHLQQVLAGYRAKRDAMLAACDEFFADVPGVSWVHPAGGLYVWMSLPAGISTGFDSPLFSLASKRHEVMYVPGELCYPADRPDWTAPRYQMRLSFGVLHSDGIREAIRRLAGAVRDVLSSPGSAGR
- a CDS encoding aminotransferase class V-fold PLP-dependent enzyme → MSAEAPSTARPLDVDAVRQDFPILHQTLAGDRPLVYLDTAATAQKPRVVIDKVRECFEQYNSNVHRGIHQLGDRMTTEMEDAREKVRKLLGAAEADEIVFNSGTTMAINQVALGWARKMLGPGDEILVNEMEHHANLVPWQMAAKATGASLKYLPLTADGRLDVERLDACLTHKTKLLAVTGMSNVLGTINPIGLLAQRAHAVGAKILVDGAQSVPHQPVDVHQLGIDFLAFSGHKFYAPTGVGVLYAKREILEAMDPVFGGGHMIREVFRDHATWADIPAKFEAGTAPFIEIVGLGAAIDYVRNLDWDAIAAWEHELSIYAHRRMAEIPDLVVHGPGVEHKGSILSFSLPDVHSHDLSDLLDRQGIAVRAGHHCTMPLHERLGLAATTRASLAFYNTKSEIDVLVEGIEAARKVFQRRRPAASSPHQPLTTNH
- a CDS encoding iron-sulfur cluster assembly scaffold protein gives rise to the protein MDDRFDDMYDDHILDHFESPYHRGPLACASCTHADKNPICGDQLELQLRLEEGRVAEAWFTGRGCAISQAAASILCQYVEGKTLDELKTFQARQMLDLIGVRLTASRQKCGLLSFKIFKTMLYSLDAPGANPPATTASETP
- a CDS encoding FHA domain-containing serine/threonine-protein kinase — translated: MEQSQLLASFRGHLAESGLLTAGQLAALDRDSSVAEQTSDEGLARLLVSRKLLTRFQADRLLEGRSRGFFFDQYQILDVLGVGGMGCVYQARDTTTGEPVALKVLSERLKNDQGMFARFQQEARVGLLLKHPNIIRTHHLGIAGGLPYMTMELVEGANLLELLQKHHCLPWGQACEFIRQAALALDYIHRRGVVHRDVKPQNLLIDRKGHVRLLDFGLAMVREGDAGDEFSMAMIFGHESVGTEDFSAPEQTDDSLASDPRSDVYSLGATLFLALTCRSHRPRSRNSEGRIPASRTVRDLVPTIPQEVSDVVAKMLAADPADRYPTAVAAAEALSQWARPAIAAFDFPTILAQRKRDAERRLARLADDRASTNQLAGSTARPALGSSVAQAQPSRRTADQDSGGNDDAALPLLGTLIWRNRNQTIPLTATSLIVGRKDDCELCVPEAAVSGHQCELQFDGTFWWVRDLGSRNGTQVNGEDISYRALRNGDELTIGNQQLFRITYSLPSTASFPEPAPRSTAGWRSFATFCGIALIVALVLAAAWWTLLSPR